A portion of the Lolium rigidum isolate FL_2022 chromosome 1, APGP_CSIRO_Lrig_0.1, whole genome shotgun sequence genome contains these proteins:
- the LOC124691536 gene encoding BTB/POZ domain-containing protein POB1-like produces the protein MDPDFSRASGGPSYEFAFNSVNFSDRVLRIEIAPGDDAPGAKGGAGEGCSSVADWARHRKRRRDELRREKECGKYMLETAKVKVEAEERDTYEETSEEPVAMIEESPPDVGQDGEDGESSDSSLNMECNQVLRVKSIYISSAILAAKSPFFYKLFSNGMKESDQRHATLRITASEENALMELLSFIYSGKLTTNQPALLLDILMMSDKFEVVSCMRHCSQLLRSLPMTTESALLYLDLPSSISMAAAVQPLTDAAKEFLANKYKDLTKFQDEAMNIPLAGIEAILWSDDLQVASEDAVYDFVIKWARAQYPKLEERREILGTHLLPLVRFSHMTCRKLRKVLACNDVDHEQATKSVTDALLYKADAPHRQRALAADVLAYGKYTERAYKYRPLKVVEFDRPYPQCIAYLDLKREECTKLFPSGRIYSQAFHLAGQGFFLSAHCNMDQQGAFHCFGLFLGMQEKGSTSVTVDYEFAARSRPSGEFVSKYKGYYTFTGGKAVGYRNLFAIPWPSFMADDSLFFINGVLHLRAELTIKQP, from the exons ATGGACCCGGACTTCTCGCGGGCCAGCGGCGGCCCGAGCTACGAGTTCGCCTTCAACTCCGTCAACTTCTCCGACCGGGTCCTGCGGATCGAGATCGCCCCCGGGGACGACGCGCCGGGGGCcaagggcggcgccggcgaggggtGCTCATCCGTCGCCGACTGGGCGCGACACCGCAAGCGGCGCAGGGACGAGCTACGGCGAGAGAAAG AATGTGGAAAATATATGCTGGAAACTGCAAAGGTCAAAGTTGAAGCAGAAGAACGTGATACCTATGAGGAGACTAGTGAGGAGCCTGTAGCTATGATAGAAGAATCTCCACCTGATGTTGGACAAGATG GTGAGGATGGAGAAAGCAGTGATTCATCATTGAATATGGAGTGTAATCAGGTTTTGAGAGTAAAATCTATCTATATCAGCTCTGCTATTCTAGCTGCAAAAAGTCCTTTCTTTTACAAG CTTTTCTCAAATGGCATGAAAGAATCTGATCAGAGGCATGCAACTCTTCGAATAACTGCTTCAG AGGAAAATGCCCTTATGGAGCTTCTGAGCTTTATTTACAGCGGAAAGTTGACAACAAATCAGCCAGCCCTTCTGCTTGATATCTTGATGATGTCTGACAAATTTGAAGTTGTTTCTTGCATGAGACACTGCAGTCAATTGCTAAGAAGCTTACCGATGACCACAGAATCTGCACTTCTCTATCTTGATCTGCCTTCCAGCATTTCAATGGCTGCTGCAGTTCAGCCACTGACTGATGCTGCCAAGGAATTCCTTGCCAACAAgtacaaggatttgaccaa GTTTCAGGATGAGGCGATGAACATTCCCCTTGCTGGGATCGAAGCCATCCTATGGAGTGATGACCTTCAGGTGGCATCAGAGGATGCAGTCTATGACTTTGTGATCAAGTGGGCGCGTGCTCAATACCCAAAATTGGAGGAAAGGCGTGAAATCTTGGGTACTCACTTGCTGCCACTTGTTCGGTTCTCTCATATGACATGCAGGAAGTTGCGGAAGGTCCTTGCATGCAATGATGTGGATCATGAACAAGCAACTAAAAGTGTCACTGATGCACTTCTATACAAGGCTGATGCACCGCATCGACAGCGCGCCCTTGCTGCAGATGTGTTGGCCTATGGGAAATATACGGAACGAGCTTACAAATATCGTCCGCTTAAGGTGGTGGAATTCGATCGACCATATCCTCAGTGCATCGCATATTTGGATCTGAAGCGTGAGGAATGTACCAAACTTTTCCCATCTGGGCGGATATACTCGCAAGCCTTCCATCTTGCTGGACAGGGATTCTTCCTCTCCGCACATTGCAACATGGATCAACAAGGTGCTTTCCACTGCTTTGGTCTCTTCTTAGGGATGCAAGAGAAAGGCTCAACGAGTGTTACCGTTGACTATGAGTTTGCTGCAAGGTCAAGGCCATCGGGGGAGTTTGTCAGCAAGTACAAGGGCTACTACACCTTCACCGGTGGAAAGGCTGTTGGCTACCGGAATCTCTTTGCGATTCCCTGGCCGTCGTTTATGGCTGATGATAGCCTCTTCTTCATCAACGGGGTACTACATCTGAGAGCGGAATTGACGATAAAGCAGCCATAG